Proteins encoded by one window of Castor canadensis chromosome 2, mCasCan1.hap1v2, whole genome shotgun sequence:
- the Abcf2 gene encoding ATP-binding cassette sub-family F member 2 isoform X3 — MPSDLAKKKAAKKKEAAKARQRPRKGHEENGDAVTEPQVAEEKTEANGGETAGDGVGEVDLLTKELEDFEMKKAAARAVTGVLASHPNSTDVHIINLSLTFHGQELLSDTKLELNSGRRYGLIGLNGIGKSMLLSAIGKREVPIPEHIDIYHLTREMPPSDKTPLQCVMEVDTERAMLEREAERLAHEDAECEKLMELYERLEELDADKAEMRASRILHGLGFTPAMQRKKLKDFSGGWRMRVALARALFIRPFMLLLDEPTNHLDLDACVWLEEELKTFKRILVLVSHSQDFLNGVCTNIIHMHNKKLKYYTGNYDQYVKTRLELEENQMKRFHWEQDQIAHMKNYIARFGHGSAKLARQAQSKEKTLQKMMASGLTERVVSDKTLSFYFPPCGKIPPPVIMVQNVSFKYTKDGPCIYNNLEFGIDLDTRVALVGPNGAGKSTLLKLLTGELLPTDGMIRKHSHVKIGRYHQHLQEQLDLDLSPLEYMMKCYPEIKEKEEMRKIIGRYGLTGKQQVSPIRNLSDGQKCRVCLAWLAWQNPHMLFLDEPTNHLDIETIDALADAINEFEGGMMLVSHDFRLIQQLTHLDPHITCFQRALPLSVPLAASSPSMLKAAYGAFLLSV; from the exons AAGTGGATTTGCTGACCAAGGAGCTAGAGGACTTTGAAATGAAGAAAGCTGCTGCCCGAGCTGTCACTGGCGTCCTGGCCTCTCACCCCAACAGTACTGACGTCCACATTATCAACCTCTCACTCACCTTTCATGGTCAAGAGCTGCTCAGTGACACCAAACTGGAATTAAACTCAGGCCGTCGTTATGGTCTCATTGGCTTAAATGGAATTG GAAAGTCCATGCTGCTGTCTGCTATTGGGAAACGTGAAGTGCCCATCCCTGAGCACATCGACATCTATCATCTGACTCGCGAGATGCCCCCTAGTGACAAGACGCCCTTGCAGTGTGTGATGGAAGTGGACACAGAGCGTGCCATGTTGGAGAGGGAGGCTGAGCGACTGGCTCATGAGGATG CGGAGTGTGAGAAGCTCATGGAACTTTACGAACGCCTGGAGGAGCTGGATGCTGACAAGGCAGAGATGAGGGCCTCACGGATTTTGCACGGACTGGGTTTCACACCTGCCATGCAGCGCAAGAAGCTAAAAGACTTCAGTGGAGGCTGGAGGATGAGGGTTGCCCTTGCCAG AGCCCTCTTTATTCGGCCCTTCATGCTGCTCCTGGATGAGCCCACCAACCACTTGGACCTAGATGCTTGTGTGTGGTTGGAAGAAGAACTAAAGAC TTTTAAACGCATCCTGGTCCTTGTGTCCCATTCCCAGGACTTCTTAAATGGTGTATGTACCAATATCATCCATATGCACAACAAGAAACTTAAGTATTACACG GGTAATTACGATCAGTATGTGAAGACTCGGCTGGAGCTTGAGGAGAACCAGATGAAGAGGTTTCACTGGGAGCAAGATCAGATTGCACACATGAAG AACTATATTGCTAGGTTTGGTCATGGCAGTGCCAAACTGGCCCGACAGGCTCAGAGCAAGGAGAAGACACTGCAGAAAATGATGGCATCAGGACTGACAGAGAGGGTTGTGAGTGACAAG ACACTGTCATTTTATTTCCCACCATGTGGCAAGATCCCTCCACCTGTCATTATGGTGCAAAATGTGAGCTTCAAGTATACAAAAGATGGG CCTTGCATCTACAATAATCTAGAATTTGGTATTGACCTGGACACTCGGGTGGCTCTGGTAGGGCCCAACGGAGCAGGGAAGTCCACACTTTTGAAGCTGCTAACTGGCGAG CTGCTACCCACAGATGGAATGATCCGAAAGCACTCTCATGTCAAGATAGGGCGTTACCATCAG CATTTACAGGAGCAACTAGACTTGGATCTTTCACCTTTGGAGTACATGATGAAGTGCTACCCAGAGatcaaggagaaggaggagatgaggaagatcatTGGGCGGTATGGCCTCACTGGGAAACAACAG GTGAGCCCAATCCGGAACCTGTCAGATGGGCAGAAGTGCCGAGTGTGTCTAGCCTGGCTGGCCTGGCAGAACCCCCACATGCTCTTCCTAGACGAGCCTACCAATCATCTGGACATCGAGACCATCGATGCACTGGCAGATGCCATCAATGAGTTTGAGGGTGGTATGATGCTTGTCAGCCATGACTTCAGACTCATTCAGCAG ctaaCTCACCTGGACCCCCACATCACCTGCTTTCAGAGAGCGCTTCCATTGTCTGTGCCCCTAGCTGCCTCTAGTCCCTCCATGTTGAAAGCAGCCTATGGTGCTTTCCTGCTGTCTGTCTAG
- the Abcf2 gene encoding ATP-binding cassette sub-family F member 2 isoform X2, translating to MPSDLAKKKAAKKKEAAKARQRPRKGHEENGDAVTEPQVAEEKTEANGGETAEVDLLTKELEDFEMKKAAARAVTGVLASHPNSTDVHIINLSLTFHGQELLSDTKLELNSGRRYGLIGLNGIGKSMLLSAIGKREVPIPEHIDIYHLTREMPPSDKTPLQCVMEVDTERAMLEREAERLAHEDAECEKLMELYERLEELDADKAEMRASRILHGLGFTPAMQRKKLKDFSGGWRMRVALARALFIRPFMLLLDEPTNHLDLDACVWLEEELKTFKRILVLVSHSQDFLNGVCTNIIHMHNKKLKYYTGNYDQYVKTRLELEENQMKRFHWEQDQIAHMKNYIARFGHGSAKLARQAQSKEKTLQKMMASGLTERVVSDKTLSFYFPPCGKIPPPVIMVQNVSFKYTKDGPCIYNNLEFGIDLDTRVALVGPNGAGKSTLLKLLTGELLPTDGMIRKHSHVKIGRYHQHLQEQLDLDLSPLEYMMKCYPEIKEKEEMRKIIGRYGLTGKQQVSPIRNLSDGQKCRVCLAWLAWQNPHMLFLDEPTNHLDIETIDALADAINEFEGGMMLVSHDFRLIQQVAQEIWVCEKQTITKWPGDILAYKEHLKSKLVDEEPQLTKRTHNV from the exons AAGTGGATTTGCTGACCAAGGAGCTAGAGGACTTTGAAATGAAGAAAGCTGCTGCCCGAGCTGTCACTGGCGTCCTGGCCTCTCACCCCAACAGTACTGACGTCCACATTATCAACCTCTCACTCACCTTTCATGGTCAAGAGCTGCTCAGTGACACCAAACTGGAATTAAACTCAGGCCGTCGTTATGGTCTCATTGGCTTAAATGGAATTG GAAAGTCCATGCTGCTGTCTGCTATTGGGAAACGTGAAGTGCCCATCCCTGAGCACATCGACATCTATCATCTGACTCGCGAGATGCCCCCTAGTGACAAGACGCCCTTGCAGTGTGTGATGGAAGTGGACACAGAGCGTGCCATGTTGGAGAGGGAGGCTGAGCGACTGGCTCATGAGGATG CGGAGTGTGAGAAGCTCATGGAACTTTACGAACGCCTGGAGGAGCTGGATGCTGACAAGGCAGAGATGAGGGCCTCACGGATTTTGCACGGACTGGGTTTCACACCTGCCATGCAGCGCAAGAAGCTAAAAGACTTCAGTGGAGGCTGGAGGATGAGGGTTGCCCTTGCCAG AGCCCTCTTTATTCGGCCCTTCATGCTGCTCCTGGATGAGCCCACCAACCACTTGGACCTAGATGCTTGTGTGTGGTTGGAAGAAGAACTAAAGAC TTTTAAACGCATCCTGGTCCTTGTGTCCCATTCCCAGGACTTCTTAAATGGTGTATGTACCAATATCATCCATATGCACAACAAGAAACTTAAGTATTACACG GGTAATTACGATCAGTATGTGAAGACTCGGCTGGAGCTTGAGGAGAACCAGATGAAGAGGTTTCACTGGGAGCAAGATCAGATTGCACACATGAAG AACTATATTGCTAGGTTTGGTCATGGCAGTGCCAAACTGGCCCGACAGGCTCAGAGCAAGGAGAAGACACTGCAGAAAATGATGGCATCAGGACTGACAGAGAGGGTTGTGAGTGACAAG ACACTGTCATTTTATTTCCCACCATGTGGCAAGATCCCTCCACCTGTCATTATGGTGCAAAATGTGAGCTTCAAGTATACAAAAGATGGG CCTTGCATCTACAATAATCTAGAATTTGGTATTGACCTGGACACTCGGGTGGCTCTGGTAGGGCCCAACGGAGCAGGGAAGTCCACACTTTTGAAGCTGCTAACTGGCGAG CTGCTACCCACAGATGGAATGATCCGAAAGCACTCTCATGTCAAGATAGGGCGTTACCATCAG CATTTACAGGAGCAACTAGACTTGGATCTTTCACCTTTGGAGTACATGATGAAGTGCTACCCAGAGatcaaggagaaggaggagatgaggaagatcatTGGGCGGTATGGCCTCACTGGGAAACAACAG GTGAGCCCAATCCGGAACCTGTCAGATGGGCAGAAGTGCCGAGTGTGTCTAGCCTGGCTGGCCTGGCAGAACCCCCACATGCTCTTCCTAGACGAGCCTACCAATCATCTGGACATCGAGACCATCGATGCACTGGCAGATGCCATCAATGAGTTTGAGGGTGGTATGATGCTTGTCAGCCATGACTTCAGACTCATTCAGCAG GTTGCACAGGAAATTTGGGTCTGTGAGAAGCAGACAATCACCAAGTGGCCTGGAGACATCCTGGCCTACAAGGAACACCTGAAGTCCAAGCTGGTAGATGAGGAGCCCCAGCTCACCAAGAGGACCCACAATGTGTGA
- the Abcf2 gene encoding ATP-binding cassette sub-family F member 2 isoform X1 has translation MPSDLAKKKAAKKKEAAKARQRPRKGHEENGDAVTEPQVAEEKTEANGGETAGDGVGEVDLLTKELEDFEMKKAAARAVTGVLASHPNSTDVHIINLSLTFHGQELLSDTKLELNSGRRYGLIGLNGIGKSMLLSAIGKREVPIPEHIDIYHLTREMPPSDKTPLQCVMEVDTERAMLEREAERLAHEDAECEKLMELYERLEELDADKAEMRASRILHGLGFTPAMQRKKLKDFSGGWRMRVALARALFIRPFMLLLDEPTNHLDLDACVWLEEELKTFKRILVLVSHSQDFLNGVCTNIIHMHNKKLKYYTGNYDQYVKTRLELEENQMKRFHWEQDQIAHMKNYIARFGHGSAKLARQAQSKEKTLQKMMASGLTERVVSDKTLSFYFPPCGKIPPPVIMVQNVSFKYTKDGPCIYNNLEFGIDLDTRVALVGPNGAGKSTLLKLLTGELLPTDGMIRKHSHVKIGRYHQHLQEQLDLDLSPLEYMMKCYPEIKEKEEMRKIIGRYGLTGKQQVSPIRNLSDGQKCRVCLAWLAWQNPHMLFLDEPTNHLDIETIDALADAINEFEGGMMLVSHDFRLIQQVAQEIWVCEKQTITKWPGDILAYKEHLKSKLVDEEPQLTKRTHNV, from the exons AAGTGGATTTGCTGACCAAGGAGCTAGAGGACTTTGAAATGAAGAAAGCTGCTGCCCGAGCTGTCACTGGCGTCCTGGCCTCTCACCCCAACAGTACTGACGTCCACATTATCAACCTCTCACTCACCTTTCATGGTCAAGAGCTGCTCAGTGACACCAAACTGGAATTAAACTCAGGCCGTCGTTATGGTCTCATTGGCTTAAATGGAATTG GAAAGTCCATGCTGCTGTCTGCTATTGGGAAACGTGAAGTGCCCATCCCTGAGCACATCGACATCTATCATCTGACTCGCGAGATGCCCCCTAGTGACAAGACGCCCTTGCAGTGTGTGATGGAAGTGGACACAGAGCGTGCCATGTTGGAGAGGGAGGCTGAGCGACTGGCTCATGAGGATG CGGAGTGTGAGAAGCTCATGGAACTTTACGAACGCCTGGAGGAGCTGGATGCTGACAAGGCAGAGATGAGGGCCTCACGGATTTTGCACGGACTGGGTTTCACACCTGCCATGCAGCGCAAGAAGCTAAAAGACTTCAGTGGAGGCTGGAGGATGAGGGTTGCCCTTGCCAG AGCCCTCTTTATTCGGCCCTTCATGCTGCTCCTGGATGAGCCCACCAACCACTTGGACCTAGATGCTTGTGTGTGGTTGGAAGAAGAACTAAAGAC TTTTAAACGCATCCTGGTCCTTGTGTCCCATTCCCAGGACTTCTTAAATGGTGTATGTACCAATATCATCCATATGCACAACAAGAAACTTAAGTATTACACG GGTAATTACGATCAGTATGTGAAGACTCGGCTGGAGCTTGAGGAGAACCAGATGAAGAGGTTTCACTGGGAGCAAGATCAGATTGCACACATGAAG AACTATATTGCTAGGTTTGGTCATGGCAGTGCCAAACTGGCCCGACAGGCTCAGAGCAAGGAGAAGACACTGCAGAAAATGATGGCATCAGGACTGACAGAGAGGGTTGTGAGTGACAAG ACACTGTCATTTTATTTCCCACCATGTGGCAAGATCCCTCCACCTGTCATTATGGTGCAAAATGTGAGCTTCAAGTATACAAAAGATGGG CCTTGCATCTACAATAATCTAGAATTTGGTATTGACCTGGACACTCGGGTGGCTCTGGTAGGGCCCAACGGAGCAGGGAAGTCCACACTTTTGAAGCTGCTAACTGGCGAG CTGCTACCCACAGATGGAATGATCCGAAAGCACTCTCATGTCAAGATAGGGCGTTACCATCAG CATTTACAGGAGCAACTAGACTTGGATCTTTCACCTTTGGAGTACATGATGAAGTGCTACCCAGAGatcaaggagaaggaggagatgaggaagatcatTGGGCGGTATGGCCTCACTGGGAAACAACAG GTGAGCCCAATCCGGAACCTGTCAGATGGGCAGAAGTGCCGAGTGTGTCTAGCCTGGCTGGCCTGGCAGAACCCCCACATGCTCTTCCTAGACGAGCCTACCAATCATCTGGACATCGAGACCATCGATGCACTGGCAGATGCCATCAATGAGTTTGAGGGTGGTATGATGCTTGTCAGCCATGACTTCAGACTCATTCAGCAG GTTGCACAGGAAATTTGGGTCTGTGAGAAGCAGACAATCACCAAGTGGCCTGGAGACATCCTGGCCTACAAGGAACACCTGAAGTCCAAGCTGGTAGATGAGGAGCCCCAGCTCACCAAGAGGACCCACAATGTGTGA
- the H2bk1 gene encoding histone H2B type 2-K1 → MSAERGQQQQPQSRGRRGRSSGGKTSKRHSQRKEPYSMYIYKVLKQVHPDISISAKAMSIMNSFVNDIFERLAGEAARLAQYSGRSTLTSREVQTAVRLLLPGELAKHAVSEGTKAVTKYTSSK, encoded by the exons ATGAGTGCAGAGCGTGGACAGCAACAGCAGCCGCAGTCTAGGGGTCGCAGGGGCCGGAGCTCTGGAGGCAAAACGTCCAAAAGGCATAGCCAGCGCAAAGAACCCTACTCGATGTATATCTACAAGGTGCTGAAGCAG GTGCACCCCGACATCAGCATCTCTGCCAAGGCCATGAGCATCATGAACTCGTTTGTGAACGATATCTTTGAGCGGCTAGCAGGTGAGGCCGCCAGGCTGGCCCAGTACTCGGGCCGAAGCACTCTGACTTCCCGGGAAGTTCAGACAGCCGTACGTCTGCTGCTGCCTGGGGAGCTGGCCAAGCATGCTGTGTCAGAGGGCACCAAAGCCGTCACCAAGTACACCAGCTCCAAGTAA